Proteins encoded within one genomic window of Vanrija pseudolonga chromosome 3, complete sequence:
- the CNL05250 gene encoding ATP-dependent (S)-NAD(P)H-hydrate dehydratase, with protein MRPLSRAYAYTASKRPLSTTAPARSLLLLLRHRAMSSSSTHEHTLSLVRRLIPPLSHKLHKGQAGRIGVLGGSGDYAGAPYFAAMGAMRFGADLAHVLCEPGAGAVIKTYSPDLIVHATLDESKGIYAARAELKSVLERLHVLVIGPGLGRSEFMQSCAREALRLAKDSTLGVVVDADGLWLLNSEPELVSGWNGQRVILTPNVMEFGRLCSATGIDAKAEGSCAALAKKLGNVTIIQKGANDVISNGAALPAVFGVQGDTLVESTQGGLKRVGGQGDILSGSTGTLLAWGLEWARGAYAHVGHAPDEQLTPHIPLLAAYGASTFNRTVSRRGWETKKRAMVTNDLVELVGPVYDELFGRYQEEKEEKGRL; from the exons ATGCGCCCTCTGTCCAGAGCGTACGCATACACGGCCTCTAAACGACCCCTCTCAACCACCGCcccggcgcgcagcctcctcctccttctccggCATCGCGcaatgtcgtcctcgtcgacacaCGAACACACGCTCTCACTCGTGCGGCGGCTCATCCCGCCCCTGTCGCACAAGCTACACAAGGGCCAGGCtg GCCGCATAGGCGTGCTCGGCGGTTCCGGGGActacgccggcgcgccgtacTTTGCCGCGATGGGCGCGATgcgcttcggcgccgacTTGGCGCATGTGCTGTGCGAGCCTGGGGCCGGGGCCGTGATCAAGACGta CTCCCCCGACCTCATCGTCCAcgcgacgctcgacgagtcAAAAGGCATctacgccgcgcgcgccgagctcaagtCGGTGCTGGAGCGCCTGCACGTGCTCGTCATTGGGCCAGGGCTCGGCAGGAGCGAGTTCATGCAGAGCTGTGCGCGGGaggcgctccgcctcgccaaggACAGCACgctgggcgtcgtcgtcgacgccgacgggctgTGGCTGCTCAACTCGGAGCCCGAGCTAGTGTCCGGCTGGAACGGGCAGCGCGTGATCCTCACGCCGAACGTGATGGAGTTTGGGCGCCTGTGCTCCGCGACTGGCATCGACGCCAAGGCAGAAGGCAGCTGTGCGGCGCTCGCGAAGAAGCTCGGCAACGTGACGATTATCCAGAAAGGCGCGAACGACGTCATCTccaacggcgcggcgctACCCGCCGTGTTTGGCGTGCAGGGCGACACGCTGGTGGAGAGCACGCAGGGCGGACTCAAGCGCGTAGGCGGGCAGGGGGATATCCTCTCCGGCTCTACGGGCACCCTGCTCGCCTGGGGACTGgagtgggcgcgcggcgcataCGCCCACGTCGGGCATGCGcccgacgagcagctcacCCCGCACAtcccgctgctggcggctTATGGCGCGAGCACCTTCAACCGCACGGTCTCTAGGCGCGGATGGGAGACGAAGAAGCGGGCCATGGTCACTAATGATTTGGTTGAGCTCGTTGGGCCGGTTTACGACGAGCTGTTTGGGCGATAccaggaggagaaggaggagaaggggaGGTTGTAG
- the UBL5 gene encoding Ubiquitin-like protein 5 has product MPASPSPERSRRRSASPSREPRRDRSRSRSPPPKQWSQRKAKELSFYKKGGAAPPPPRAPGAAYVEEEETAKERAQRRERGEVPRRFGGSREQGVRNTMGNVVVPVASAPGSFKRTGDPLDRLGVRGEPKDREYRREDRDRERERDRYRDRDDRDRRDRDRDREHRDRDRDHRRDDRDRERPSAASTAQPPQRPPAPGSSAPPTIRPGRMIEVIANDRMGRKVRVKCLPTDTVGDLKRLIAAQTGTSAQKIQLKKWYTMFKDHVTLQDYEINDGMSLEMY; this is encoded by the exons atgcccgcctcgccctcaccaGAAAGATCAcgccggcgctcggcctcgccgtcccgcgaaccgcggcgcgaccgctcgcgctcgcgctcgccgccaccaaagCAGTGGTCGCAGCGCAAGGCGAAGGAGCTGTCGTTCTACAagaagggcggcgcggccccgccgccaccgcgcgcgccgggcgcggcgtatgtcgaggaggaggagacggccaaggagcgcgcgcagcgccgcgagcgcggagAGGTGCCCCGCCGCTTTGGCGGCTCGCGCGAGCAGGGCGTGCGGAATACGATGGgcaacgtcgtcgtgcccgtcgcttcggcgccggggaGCTTCAAGCGGACCGGCGACCCGCTGGAccggctcggcgtgcgcggcgagcccaAGGACCGGGAGTACAGGAGAGAggaccgcgaccgcgagcgtgagcgggATCGGTACAGGGATCGAGACGACCGCGATCGGAGGGACAgagaccgcgaccgcgaACACCGCGACAGGGACCGCGATCaccggcgcgacgaccgcgaccgcgagaGGCCATCAGCCGCGTCTACAGCCCAGCCGCCAcagcgcccgcccgcccccggcTCCAGCGCACCCCCGACCATCCGCCCCGGCCGCATGATCGAAGTGATCGCCAACGACCGCATGGGACGTAAAGTCCGCGTCAAGTGCCTCCCGACCGACACGGTGGGCGACCTGAAGCGCCTGATCGCCGCGCAGacgggcacgtcggcgcaGAAGATCCAGCTCAAGAAGTGGTATACCATGTTCAAGGACCACGTCACGCTGCAGGACTATGAGATTAACGATGGGATG AGTCTCGAGATGTACTAG
- the PROP1 gene encoding Homeobox protein prophet of Pit-1, whose translation MSTAPSPRRHNDENSLPFKQYHHRGDATLGSLAAPSPSPRPRQPLAQVDNIPSSNAPANLFSSAATRFPPATPSSATGAATSAADATPVRAPATKVDPDARELPLPKGLAFAAPPPPASALLPLPTPHRTPSHQTARHHNPPPLHHAGHHSHLPTPHSVQQQQQYGHAQLPMQSPRYGHHAPSPAQLHHLQSTPSARSMSLSYSSPSTVSHMPSTPDMRTRSPYPAGPIDLQELLPPQRFPGPLPAAYLNQGEMPSSDNANNANDNDDSSSAAARRTLVSCNPWDYRPEDHGKNKPRRRFSPGELDMLEILWTISHNPHKWQRQKLARWFGCTTRHLTVWFQNRRQDLKKAEMLLQVADNDPDTASKALAAVNRANRGGDQTKFTIEQQNVILDIVSDRLLPDMWFAQQPSGSSPTGIHATPSPPALGSSLPGDRVAYSAMTAPTPTHPGHHAPGAIYALKPVRRGYSLDDVCADREQSMTHRPSQRPRHRVEDFDQLHKNDPRYREALLNMLPSELSSDVIEPPEDEEDSVGDEDSPTRKRARYAAAARAPRPTLPSIGLGRPTAGAGFGGHRARSSFGRASSSDVLACSSRARYLANNNGLGSSVPGMLSMRAVTDPVPSRSTSAGARSAPPPAPEHIARPPSAQSMSSAATAATDKKRKLSRQGSWSHLPSLKHRDSFDRSRSVTEVPIEERSSPVPDATRSPTPTDADSSSPKTATTDPASAPNSVKDGPSAANAAPLAPKPRLPIPKGRSIYSFSTELEPEAKRGTPEMDENVITGAQALMELLNGR comes from the exons ATGTCGACCGCGCCTTCACCCAGGAGGCACAACGACGAAAACTCGCTCCCCTTCAAGCAGTACCACCACCGCGGAGACGCGACGCTCGGGTCTCTGGCAgccccgtcgccctcgccgcgcccccgACAGCCCCTCGCCCAGGTGGACAACATTCCCAGCAGCAACGCGCCCGCCAATCTGTTTTCttcggccgcgacgcgcttcCCTCCAGCCACGCCATCATCGGCAACCGGCGctgcgacctcggccgcagACGCGACCCCAGTCCGCGCACCAGCGACAAaggtcgaccccgacgcgcgcgagctccccctccccaagGGCCTCGCGTTTgccgcgcccccgccgcctgcaTCGGCGCTGCTTcccttgccgacgccgcaccgcacccCTTCGCACCAGACGGCCCGGCACCACAACCCTCCCCCGCTCCACCACGCGGGCCACCACTCTCACCTCCCCACACCCCACTCggtccagcagcagcagcagtatgGACATGCCCAGCTCCCGATGCAGTCGCCCCGCTATGGCCAccacgcgccgtcgccggcccaGCTTCACCACCTCCAGAGCACGCCAAGCGCCCGTTCAATGTCGCTTTCGTACTCGTCTCCTTCGACTGTGAGCCACATGCCGTCGACCCCCGACATGCGTACTCGCTCGCCTTACCCTGCTGGGCCTATCGACCTGCAAGAGCTTCTTCCCCCGCAGCGCTTCCCTGGCcccttgccggcggcgtaTCTCAACCAGGGCGAGATGCCAAGCAGCGACAACGCCAACAACgccaacgacaacgacgacagcagcagcgcggccgcgcgtcGCACCCTTGTTTCGTGCAACCCTTGGGACTACCGCCCAGAGGACCACGGCAAGAACAAGCCTCGCCGCAGGTTCTCgcccggcgagctcgacatgcTCGAGATTCTGTGGACCATCTCGCACAACCCTCACAAGTGGCAGCGTCAGAAGCTTGCTCGCTGGTTTGGCTG CACAACTCGCCACCTCACCGTTTGGTTCCAGAACCGTCGCCAGGACCTCAAGAAGGCAGAGATGCTTCTCCAGGTCGCTGACAATGACCCGGACACGGCGTCCAaggccctcgcggcggtcaACCGTGCCAACCGTGGCGGTGACCAGACAAAGTTTACGATCGAGCAGCAAAACGTCATTCTGGACATTGTCTCGGACCGCCTGCTTCCCGACATGTGGTTCGCGCAGCAGCCTTCTGGTTCGTCGCCTACTGGCATCCACGCCACTCCCTCGCCCCCCGCGCTTGGGTCGTCGCTTCcgggcgaccgcgtcgcgtACTCGGCCATGACTGCGCCGACGCCTACGCACCCCGGCCACCACGCGCCTGGTGCCATCTACGCTCTCAAGCCTGTCCGCCGTGGctactcgctcgacgacgtctgCGCCGATCGCGAGCAGAGCATGACTCACCGCCCGTCCCAGCGTCCCCGTCACCGCGTCGAGGACTTTGACCAGCTCCACAAGAACGACCCCCGCTACCGCGAGGCGCTTCTCAACATGCTCCCGTCCGAGCTGTCTTCTGACGTTATCGAGCCacccgaggacgaggaggactcTGTCGGTGACGAGGACTCGCCTACGCGCAAGCGTGCGCGTTATGCTGCGGCTGcccgtgctcctcgccccaCCCTCCCGTCGATCGGCCTGGGTCGCCCAactgctggcgctggctttGGTGGCCACCGTGCGCGTTCGTCATTTggtcgcgcgtcgagctcggatGTCCTTGCCTGTTCGTCGCGTGCACGCTACCTTGCCAACAACAACGGCCTTGGTTCGTCGGTTCCCGGCATGCTTTCCATGCGCGCCGTCACCGACCCCGTCCCGTCGCGTAGCACttcggctggcgcgcgctcggcacctccccccgcccccgagcACATTGCTCGCCCTCCCTCGGCGCAGTCAATGTCAtctgctgccactgccgccacggacaagaagcgcaagctcTCTCGCCAGGGCTCATGGTCGCACCTCCCGTCACTCAAGCACCGTGACTCGTTTGATCGCTCCCGCTCCGTCACAGAAGTGCCTATCGAGGAGCGTTCCTCGCCCGTGCCTGACGCGACGCGTTCCCCCACCCctaccgacgccgactcTTCGTCGCCCAAGACTGCGACCACGGACCCCGCAAGCGCTCCCAACAGCGTCAAGGATGGCCCGAGCGCCGCCAACGCTGCACCGCTCGCACCCAAGCCACGCCTCCCGATTCCCAAGGGCCGCAGCATCTACTCGTTTtcgaccgagctcgagcccgaggctAAGCGTGGCACCCCTGAGATGGACGAAAACGTCATTAcgggcgcgcaggcgctcaTGGAACTGCTCAATGGGCGCTGA